Proteins encoded within one genomic window of Couchioplanes caeruleus:
- a CDS encoding methyl-accepting chemotaxis protein: MPAKFRRFIPVIAALLGCGAGFLLLRNVATSAFDGLEARQVAQDADRMRIGLDTQARLLITFGATNAVWDNAYQDVAKEDAETFAEDFYSDPADSGGNYDGVLGVSRDGRLVTGGTLSADGFQRPAAQLIDPAVLSGLYDPEGEAGSARCGVVAADVMYLFCGLPVYPSSGEGKSSGGLVIIQRLGAERMAQFGKEINLPTTVAEQPRGDAVTQSLPSLVGTLDVGTTVLSGDSIALHASIATVDGKRLVLESVQGRPIHAAATSTAVKLFAFIAVATLLIVVLVAWSGRRAVSRRVRPLRQTTEQIVASGDYELRVDATGSDDIAALGRTIDAMLDTIADRDRLLETEQQQRREELERTHERQSAAEREAQEQARALVDETSAFVARQLGDVSDRAATVGEAAGRIDERVRDARLAASRLLENNTAASQAVGTLHESLLKVGEVAQFIGGIAKQTNLLALNATIEAARAGEAGQGFAVVANEVKNLAGTTAESTETISATLGELNQHVTAVVEIMTAMSDTISAIDHTTADAQELTTEQESVVADLTTRVTDAGERLEALISRR, encoded by the coding sequence GTGCCCGCAAAGTTCAGACGATTCATCCCGGTCATCGCCGCGCTCCTGGGCTGCGGCGCCGGCTTCCTGCTGCTGCGCAACGTGGCGACCAGCGCGTTCGACGGCCTGGAGGCGCGTCAGGTGGCGCAGGACGCCGACCGGATGCGGATCGGCCTGGACACCCAGGCCCGGCTGCTCATCACGTTCGGCGCCACCAACGCGGTCTGGGACAACGCCTACCAGGACGTGGCGAAGGAGGACGCGGAGACCTTCGCCGAGGACTTTTACTCCGATCCCGCCGATAGCGGGGGCAACTATGACGGCGTCCTCGGCGTCAGCCGTGACGGCCGGCTGGTAACCGGTGGCACCCTCAGCGCGGACGGCTTCCAGAGGCCGGCGGCGCAGCTCATCGACCCCGCGGTGCTCAGCGGCCTCTACGACCCCGAAGGTGAGGCCGGCAGCGCCCGCTGCGGAGTCGTCGCCGCCGACGTGATGTACCTCTTCTGCGGCCTGCCGGTCTACCCCAGCAGCGGCGAGGGCAAGTCGTCCGGAGGCCTGGTGATCATCCAGCGGCTCGGCGCGGAGCGGATGGCGCAGTTCGGCAAGGAGATCAACCTGCCCACCACCGTCGCCGAGCAGCCGCGCGGCGATGCGGTCACGCAGTCGCTGCCGAGCCTCGTCGGCACCCTCGACGTGGGAACCACCGTGCTGAGTGGGGACAGCATCGCGCTGCACGCGAGCATCGCCACCGTCGACGGCAAGCGGCTCGTCCTCGAGTCGGTGCAGGGCCGCCCGATCCACGCCGCCGCCACGAGCACCGCGGTCAAGCTGTTCGCCTTCATCGCCGTCGCCACCCTGCTGATCGTGGTGCTGGTCGCCTGGTCGGGCCGGCGGGCGGTGAGCCGCCGGGTCCGCCCGTTGCGGCAGACCACCGAGCAGATCGTCGCCTCGGGCGACTACGAGTTGCGGGTCGACGCCACCGGCAGCGACGACATCGCCGCACTGGGCCGCACCATCGACGCCATGCTCGACACCATCGCCGACCGTGACCGCCTCCTGGAGACCGAGCAGCAGCAACGCCGGGAGGAGCTCGAGCGGACGCACGAGCGGCAGAGCGCGGCGGAACGGGAGGCGCAGGAACAGGCCCGCGCGCTGGTCGACGAGACGTCGGCCTTCGTCGCCCGCCAGCTCGGCGACGTGTCCGACCGGGCCGCGACGGTAGGCGAGGCGGCCGGGCGCATCGACGAACGCGTCCGCGACGCCCGGCTGGCGGCGAGCCGCCTGCTGGAGAACAACACCGCGGCCAGCCAGGCCGTCGGGACCCTGCACGAGAGCCTGCTCAAGGTCGGCGAGGTCGCCCAGTTCATCGGCGGGATCGCCAAGCAGACCAACCTGCTGGCGCTCAACGCCACCATCGAGGCGGCCCGCGCCGGCGAGGCCGGCCAGGGCTTCGCCGTGGTGGCCAACGAGGTCAAGAACCTGGCCGGCACCACGGCCGAGTCCACCGAGACGATCAGCGCCACCCTCGGCGAGCTGAACCAGCACGTGACGGCGGTCGTGGAGATCATGACCGCGATGAGCGACACCATCTCGGCGATCGACCACACCACGGCGGACGCCCAGGAGCTGACCACCGAGCAGGAGTCCGTCGTCGCCGACCTCACCACGCGGGTGACCGACGCGGGGGAGCGGCTGGAGGCCTTGATCTCCCGCCGCTGA
- a CDS encoding M4 family metallopeptidase has translation MAVPLQEFHYSAAEDTDTEREAVSRTPASFGAADAGPDAGTDAAASAGPMFTSNEAAARFYLDELLRRDERPAMQAVVAPERPERVPGLVVKKDEDLPAVGTRQVRFTQTHRSIPVFGAGAVVELTSDRDLVSVTAQLDEVTGVDPVESLSRMEALEKVATWTGKTIPAEAGVDGRLMYYKEDESGEWHLAWFFKALPASPPAPDEPDPAILRGHGLGPRPVPESVNYLVDAHDGRILFCYSAIATGAPIPPPTKCTGVDEDETKQTFFGRLEADGAGCQMDDPLRNVRTYDIEFADIFDGPPLPQRAVAATSSDYGSTNRAAVSAHLNASRVQDFYKSVLQREGIDGQGMVLVSIVNTTASGFGTPPELKNAFWSQGRMWYGQTRDAQGRLVSLSRYLDVIGHELTHGVIESTSNLVYATQSGALNESFADCAGVIINNWYTAPDREDVRTWNWEIGAGLGGDNLPLRDFADPARLGDPAHMRDFKRLRPGELPHPQRNDSGWVHVNSNIHNKAVHNLLTMEENGTRVFTVQDVAVLTYLGMARLVPLATFPQALRSIVDVAATYFGGSPQRDAKMAAIRRAYDLVGIS, from the coding sequence ATGGCTGTCCCCTTGCAGGAATTCCACTACAGCGCCGCCGAGGACACGGACACCGAGCGGGAAGCGGTCTCGCGCACGCCCGCCTCGTTCGGCGCTGCGGACGCCGGCCCGGATGCCGGCACGGATGCCGCCGCATCGGCGGGACCGATGTTCACCAGCAACGAGGCGGCGGCCCGGTTCTATCTGGACGAGCTGCTGCGCCGGGACGAGCGCCCGGCCATGCAGGCCGTGGTGGCGCCCGAGCGGCCCGAGCGCGTGCCCGGCCTGGTCGTCAAGAAGGACGAGGACCTTCCGGCCGTGGGTACGCGCCAGGTCCGCTTCACCCAGACGCACCGAAGCATCCCGGTCTTCGGCGCCGGCGCCGTGGTCGAGCTCACCAGCGACCGCGATCTGGTGAGCGTGACCGCCCAGCTCGACGAGGTCACCGGCGTCGACCCGGTGGAGAGCCTGAGCCGCATGGAGGCGCTGGAGAAGGTGGCCACCTGGACGGGCAAGACGATCCCGGCCGAGGCCGGCGTCGACGGCCGTCTCATGTACTACAAGGAGGACGAGTCCGGGGAATGGCACCTGGCATGGTTCTTCAAGGCCCTGCCGGCCTCGCCGCCGGCTCCCGACGAGCCTGACCCGGCGATCCTGCGCGGGCACGGCCTCGGTCCGCGACCGGTCCCGGAGAGCGTCAACTACCTCGTCGACGCCCACGACGGCCGCATCCTCTTCTGCTACAGCGCGATCGCCACCGGCGCCCCGATCCCGCCGCCGACCAAGTGCACCGGCGTCGACGAGGACGAGACGAAGCAGACCTTCTTCGGCCGTCTGGAAGCCGACGGCGCCGGTTGCCAGATGGACGACCCGCTGCGCAACGTCCGCACGTACGACATCGAGTTCGCGGACATCTTCGACGGCCCGCCGTTGCCGCAGCGGGCGGTGGCCGCCACGTCCAGCGACTACGGCTCCACCAACCGGGCCGCCGTCTCCGCCCACCTCAACGCCTCCCGGGTGCAGGACTTCTACAAGTCGGTCCTGCAGCGTGAGGGCATCGACGGGCAGGGCATGGTGCTCGTCTCGATCGTCAACACCACCGCCTCCGGTTTCGGCACGCCGCCGGAGCTCAAGAACGCGTTCTGGTCGCAGGGCCGGATGTGGTACGGCCAAACCCGCGACGCGCAGGGCCGTCTCGTGAGCCTCTCCCGCTACCTGGACGTGATCGGCCACGAGCTGACCCACGGCGTGATCGAGTCGACCTCGAACCTGGTGTACGCGACCCAGTCGGGCGCACTGAACGAGTCCTTCGCCGACTGCGCAGGGGTCATCATCAACAACTGGTACACCGCTCCCGACCGCGAGGACGTCCGTACGTGGAACTGGGAGATCGGCGCGGGCCTGGGCGGCGACAACCTGCCGTTGCGCGACTTCGCCGATCCCGCCCGGCTGGGAGATCCGGCGCACATGCGCGACTTCAAGCGCCTGCGCCCCGGCGAGCTGCCGCATCCGCAGCGCAACGACTCGGGCTGGGTGCACGTCAACAGCAACATCCACAACAAGGCGGTGCACAACCTGCTGACCATGGAGGAGAACGGCACGCGCGTGTTCACCGTCCAGGATGTGGCCGTGCTGACCTATCTGGGCATGGCCCGGCTGGTCCCGCTCGCCACCTTCCCGCAGGCGCTGCGGTCGATCGTGGACGTGGCGGCGACGTACTTCGGCGGCAGCCCGCAGCGCGACGCGAAGATGGCGGCGATCCGCCGCGCCTACGACCTCGTCGGCATCAGCTGA
- a CDS encoding pyridoxal phosphate-dependent aminotransferase, with product MFSQASRLKNVRYDIRGPVLRRAQELENAGHRILKLNLGNPAPWGLNTPEAIVADMVHNLPSAEGYSDARGIYSARVAVAQYYQTLGVEHVQPDDVFLGNGVSELIVMSLQALLNTGDEVLVPSPDYPLWTGAVTLCGGQPVHYRCDPAQGWQPDLEHVAASITSRTRALVIINPNNPTGAVYSRETLLGLLEIARRHGLLVLSDEIYDKIVYDEARHLCAAALAPDLLVLTMGGLSKTYRAAGFRSGWMAVSGPATHATEYLEGLQLLANMRLCPNVPAQHAVQTALGGFQSITTLIRPGGRLYEQREHAWRKMTEIPGVDCVKPEGALYLFARLDPEVHKIRDDQRLIIDLLEQQLMLLSHGTGFNLPTPDHLRMVFLAPVDVLDDATDRLRRFLETYQQ from the coding sequence ATGTTCTCCCAGGCGAGCAGGCTGAAGAATGTCCGGTACGACATCCGCGGCCCGGTGCTGCGGCGCGCGCAGGAGCTGGAGAACGCGGGCCACCGCATCCTCAAGCTGAACCTCGGCAATCCCGCGCCGTGGGGACTCAACACGCCCGAGGCGATCGTCGCCGACATGGTGCACAACCTGCCGTCCGCCGAGGGTTACAGCGACGCCCGCGGCATCTACTCGGCCCGGGTCGCGGTGGCGCAGTACTACCAGACCCTCGGCGTCGAGCACGTCCAGCCCGACGACGTGTTCCTGGGCAACGGCGTCTCCGAGCTCATCGTCATGTCCCTGCAGGCGTTGCTCAACACCGGCGACGAGGTGCTCGTGCCGAGCCCCGACTACCCGCTCTGGACCGGCGCGGTGACGCTGTGCGGCGGGCAGCCGGTGCACTACCGCTGCGACCCGGCGCAGGGCTGGCAGCCGGACCTGGAGCACGTGGCGGCGTCCATCACCTCCCGGACCCGGGCCCTCGTGATCATCAACCCGAACAATCCGACCGGCGCGGTCTACTCGCGGGAGACCCTGCTGGGCCTGCTCGAGATCGCCCGGCGGCACGGGCTGCTCGTGCTCTCCGACGAGATCTACGACAAGATCGTCTACGACGAGGCGCGGCATCTCTGCGCGGCGGCGCTCGCCCCGGACCTGCTCGTGCTCACCATGGGCGGGCTGTCGAAGACGTACCGGGCGGCGGGTTTCCGGTCGGGCTGGATGGCGGTGAGCGGCCCGGCCACCCACGCCACCGAATACCTCGAGGGCCTGCAACTGCTCGCGAACATGCGGCTCTGCCCGAACGTGCCGGCCCAACACGCCGTGCAGACCGCCCTGGGCGGATTCCAGAGCATCACCACGCTCATCCGGCCCGGCGGCCGCCTGTACGAGCAGCGCGAGCACGCCTGGCGCAAGATGACCGAGATCCCGGGCGTCGACTGCGTGAAGCCGGAGGGCGCGCTGTATCTCTTCGCCCGGCTCGATCCCGAGGTGCACAAGATCCGAGATGACCAGCGGCTGATCATCGATCTGCTGGAGCAGCAGCTCATGCTGCTGTCGCACGGCACGGGGTTCAATCTGCCCACGCCGGACCACCTCCGGATGGTCTTCCTGGCGCCGGTCGACGTGCTCGACGACGCGACCGACCGCCTGCGCCGCTTCCTCGAGACATACCAGCAGTAA